A stretch of DNA from Methanoplanus endosymbiosus:
TGAAGGCTGAAACAAAAGAACAGGCAAATAAGAATGCCAGACACTTTAATGTTGATCCTAAGGCTCTTTTAAAGTTTAAGCCGGGTGAGGCTGAGTTTGTTTTGAATAATGAATATCAGCATCTTAAAATAATTCCGATGTCTGAAAGATTAAAGGAATAACCAACATTCATATTTTTTAAAGCTAAAATGGGGATATTTTATAATTATCTATATCGTTTTCTTCAACAATCTGACAAAAAACCAGCAACAACCCTCATAACCCCTAAAGCCTCCTCGATATTAAACCATTCAGTACTCCTGTGCTCTTCGTAAAATCCGGCGGAGATATTTAAAATATCAAGTTCCGGAAAAGCTGCCCTGATATTATAGGCATCTGCAATGCTGCCTTCTGCAACCGTCATTGGGTAATATACCTTATTTGAGGTATCTATGAACTTTTCAAGAAATTCATCACTGCATAATTTTAATCTGGGTGAATCCTCAGAACCTCTGCCGTAGGTGTCAATTATGTCCCTTCCTCCCTGCCGGTCAAGTGTTAAGGCATAAGCGGAGTTTCTGAAGAATTCCGGTCTGTTTTCGATGGCGTAACCAATGCCTCCTCCGCCTCCACGACCGTATTTAGCCGGATATGAAACTGCCTGTTCCTCCTGGACTGTGAGCACTGCTCTAAATCTTAGTGATGTGTGCTTCATAAGATAAAGGATCATTGCAACTCCGGCTTTGTCGTCAAATCCTGCATTGAATTCCGGTTTTATGTGGTTATCTCTTCTGAACCGGGAGCGGTTATTGTAGCGTGAGAGCCTCTTAATATGCTCAGCCTCTTCTTCCTGACCTTCATAATACAGGGGGTAAGTATCCAGATGGGCATTTAATAATGGCAGTTTTTCGGACCCGTCATCATTCTTTGGTTTTATGTAAAGATTTGATAATTCATCTGCTGAGATTTCCCAGTTTCCCTTTCCATATTTCCGGGCGATAAACTCAGAAAGCTCCTGTTCCCGCCCGGAAGGGCTGTATATCTGTATGAGTTCCTGAAGAATACCGGTATAATCTTCCTGAATGTTCCTGGATTTTGTAAGGAAATTTGTTATTCCGGTTTTATTCTCAAAGATTCTAAGCATCCATTCCTTATAGGCTTCTGTATATGGGAGTTCCTTCTGACTGTACAGTTCCCGTTTCAGAAGGGTATTGGTCCTCATACGGAGCTGATTTAAGATGTGTTTTGGTATCTCCCCTGATCTTTCATAGTCCCTTAGGTCATCAAGTCCTGGGTAGTGGTTCTGGTAATCTTTGCAGATCTCTTTTTTCAGTTCCCTAAAGATTACCCTGTGTTCGTAGAGGAATTCTGCAATTCTCTGCATTTCCATGTATTCCGGAAGAGGGTTCCTTCTGGTCAGGGAAATATTGACATCTCCTTGTGCATCTGAATTCATACGTGACCCGTATCTGAATTTTAAATTTGGGTTTAATAAGGGTATTATGATACATTCGTTTAAAATCCTGAACCAGAGAAGATCGAGATGGGTATTGAAGAGTATCCATGCGTATCTTTTTTCGCCGAAATGTCCGTCACATGTCATTTTTGTTGTAACGCCACATGCTGAAACAGCCTTGCAGAATCTGGCTATTCCGGCGTCCATGATGCAGGCGGGGACTTTAACGCCGTGTTCGTGCCCGTAGAATAATTCTTCATCTTTTTTAATGGCATAATTCGGGCCGAAAATGGTAGATCCGCTAAATCCATGAAAAATTTCTATTATGTGGTATAAGTCATTATATTCGGGTATTCCTGTGATATTCAGCCTGAATTTTGCAGGATGGTTCTGTGGCGGATAATAATGGCGGTGGAAATGGTCAGGATCAATAGTTAAAGTTTCCCTGTAGTTCTGGTCATCGTATGTCATATCGAGAGTGCCAAGATTTGAACCTTTCAGGAATCCGGCAAGGACTGTCTGGTCCAGATCACTACTGGAGCACTGGTAGCCGGGATTTTTCAGGCAGGAATTGTCGCTCAGGCAGATGTCGCTGTCTGATTCTTCGAGCAGAAATCCTCTTGCTTTAAGAACGGCAACTAATTTCTCCTCCGGAGTTTTGCAGTCTTTTGTCATCTCTGAGATGAATTCGCTTATGAGTTCATCTTTTCTGTTTTGGCTTATGTAGAATGGTTCCCGTTCGGAAATCCGTTCAGATTTTCTTCTGGATTGTCTTTCAGTCTTTCTTTTAGCCCGAAAGTCCGTACCTGCTCCGGCTGAAAATTCCGGGTGATTTAAGTGCATCTCTGCATCTGTTTCAGGTGTGAGTTTTCTTCCTGCCTGGTTGTTGATACTATTTTTACTAAAATCCCGGTTTGCTATTTCACTCATATCTATTTCCTCCTCAATTGATGGTGTGATTTTGTATTGGTTAAATTACTATTTATAGTTAATTGATATGTGTCTTTTTTTGCAAATATTATTTTATTTCAAATGTCATTTAGCATATTGCATTTATGGGAACCTTTATGTTTATATATTTTAATACTTAATTGGGAACAATGGCAGGGCAGGATAACTCCGAGTTAATCGGATATACAACTATAAGGATAAAGAACAGCACCTTAAAGAGGCTTAAGTACAATGATTTTTATTCTGATTCAATCAGCGATAAAATTGATTATCTGATAACATATCATGAAGCAGCAGCTGAGCATTACCATGATGATGATGATGATTTTCTGATAGCCAGCATTAAAAAGTTTAATAGGGAATTCTGGAAGAAAGATGAAAAAAATTCAGTTTTTGAGAAATTAAAGAAGAAAATAGAAGGTCAGTTTGCCAGAGGTGGTGTTACTTATGTGACTGCCGTGATGACTACTGAGGATTCTTCAGGGATTGAGGAGAAAAAGCTCTATGTAACCCTCTATCGTGAGAGTGATATTATTCATAAGGATATGAAACGCCACCCTTTTGCGCTTCTAATTACAAGTCGGGGTAGATATAAGTTCTATATTCCCTTCAATGAGGATTGTCTTAATGGTAAAGTTACTCTGAAGCAGCTTGAGAAAAAGCTTGAGATCCCCGAATGGATTGAGGCAGATCTTAAGGTCGGGGAAAATACTGAGCCTTTGACTGTCGGTATTGAAAAATCATATGATGTGGTGATTCCGTCAGGAGTTTAGGAGGTGATTAACTGAGGAAATTGCAGTTTGAATGATTTAGCATGAATGAATATTGTATGGGAAATAAAGAGAAATACATTGAAGATTTAAAGGAACGGGTGAAGTCCGGGAATGACATTTAATATTTATACCAATGTTGAAGAAATTATGGCTCCTCACTGAATTCTGTGGGTTGTTAAAATAGATCCCGGCAAATAACTTGTTCACTCAGTAGGATTATGTGGCTGATGGTCGATGTTGTAGCCTGTCTTATTTAGTGCCTTCATGCCTCAGGATATGATATAACAGGTAGTTTTGGCATAGATCTGGCTGTTATTTCTACTGTTTTTTCGTAAATAAGCATTGGTTTTGTGGAAAATTAAACCGGCATTGACAACGGAGAAAGTTATTAATGATTTTGATCTATATTGTAACAATTGCAAATATGATTTGGAAGGTGAATATATGATAACGGTTGATGGAATAAGTCAGATAACAGGTCTGTCCCGTGAAGAAGTGATTAACAGGGGTTTAATTTCCTTTATTGAAATAGAGATCCGCCTTGCAGAGATGGATATTGCAGATGTCAGGGAAAGATACAATGTTTTGTCAAAAGAAGATCTTTATGAGGCAATAAAAGGCAGAAAAATAGAGAGTCATCCTGCCTGGGAGGATTATATTGTATGGAAAAATAAAGAAAAATACATTGAAGATTTAAAGGAACAGGCGAAGTCCGTGAATGACATTTAATATATATCAATCTTAAAGAAATTATAACTGATGAATTTAGCGATATTGCAGTTTCGATAAGTTTTATTGGTGGCAAATCAGGATTTCCAAATAAACTCAGAATATTCTTTTTTGAGTATACTTTTATATGTGGCTGCCGGTCTGATGGTTGATGTTGTAGCTTATCTTATTTAGAGCCTTTATGCCTCAGGACATGATATAACCGGTATTTTGGGCATAGATCAGGCTTTTATCATAATTTTGAAGAATCGGAGTTAACTTCTCTTCTGCCTGATCCCTTATGGCATCTGCATCGGATTTTTTTGATAAAACCTTATTGTATGTTTTGATTTTGTCATCCGGAGATAAAAGGCCGTATTTTGCAGATATTACCATATAGTCATAATTCATTGCTGCAGAATAATTTTTAACTTTTTTAAACAGTGTTCCAGAGTAGAGATCCTTTGCAGCAACAGATTTGTCATCCGGAATTTCGAGTTTGTTTTTTGTGCAGCTGGTTATGAACAGTCACATTTTCACCTTTTGAAAAACTGCTTAAATTTGGGATATAATTGCCCATTGATGATTTCTCCCATAATTCTGAACTTTATTTAATGTTTTCTTTGACAATATCCTATATTGAACTTCCGGTGGAAATACTGTTTCTGAACTGATCTGGTCTGATTTTTTAAAGGACATATTCTATAATATCTATTTTTTGTAGAATATGTTCTGCGATAACGCTTAATCTGTCGTTTTTAAACTATTCTTTCATAAATTATCCGGTCAGGACTGCTATTCTTTTTTGGTTATGGAATTTGGCCTTTTTTTTTGGTTTTGGTTTCTGCTGGTAGTAAATGTATGTGTTCTAAAATTCATAAAAGGGGATTTAAAATCCACAAATTGTATATACTCTATGATGCATATTAACATTTAGAGGAATTATGAATGTCATATAATCATCTTCGCTATACGGTAATGATGGAAAAGAATGAAGAGGGTGGATATACGGTAACGGTTCCTTCTCTTCCGGGATGTATCAGTGAAGGTTCTGATTGGGATGAGGCCCTGAAAAATATAGAGGAAGCTATTGCCGGCTATATCGAAGTTGCAAAGAAGCTCGGAAAACCAATTCCGGTTGAAGTGACCGTCCCCATGAATACAGCTCAGGCTGGTTTATGAAGCTTCCACGGATTACCGGTGAAAAAGTAGTTAAGGCTCTAAAAAAGATGGGTTTTGAACCTGTTGGAATTAGAGGAAGTCATCATTACGGGTGCAATTATTACAGTTCCTGTTCATTCCGGAAAGATACTTGCCCCAAAAACTCTTAAGACAATTTTGTTACAGGCAGGTTTAACTATCAGGGAGTTTCGGGAGCATCTTTGATAATACCATAATATATCTCTTTATTTATTATTTTTAAGTAATTATGTTGAACTTCACCGTTTTCTGTTAATTAAAGATAATTTAGGAGTTGGAAGTGAATGGTAAAGTGTAAACATGAATCCTGGTGCCTGCCATATCAGCGGGAAGGGTAAGATCCGGTTTCTGCTGTGATGAATTCCAGGTTAATATCTGTGAATTCTGCATGATGAAGATGATCCGGGATAAGGGGAGGTGGGGGGTGAGGTGAAGAAGGAGAAGTTATGGCAGAAGTGAATGAGAATAAATGAACAGAGGGAGAATAGGGTGAATCCAAAAGTCAAAACTATTGAATTTAATTATAAGACTGCGAGACTATTTCAACATTCAGAATGTAAGCAAATCACTTTTTGAAATTCTATTGAGGTTAGATCCGGGCAAATCATATTCACTTCAAGAACTAATTACACGAATAATTATCATTTAGAAAATTTGAAGCTAATATAAATTAACATATCAGTTGTTATTAATAATATCGTAAAATATCATACTATAATTAATTTAAAAAAATCAGGAAGAAAATTCTATGCAGGCTAATCAATTCAGCTGGATCACTAATATTATATGGAGGATTGCCGATGATGCGTTACGTGAGACTTATGCCCTTCTCCCTTCTCTCCAAGAACAAACAAAAATTGTCAAATTTATCGAAAAGTCAATGGGGGATATAAATAAAGCAATCGATGCTGAAAAACATGAAATAGTTCTCCTTACTGAATACCACACTCGCCTGATCTCCGATGTCGTCACCGGAAAGCTGGATGTCAGGGAGGCAGTGGCAGGACTTCCTGAAGAAATGGGAGAAACTAAGATAATTCCTGATGATGAGACTTTGAATTATTCTGACGAAGAACTTTTTGGTGAAAATATTGGTCTAATTTCTGATAAGGTGGATACATGAATTCCGGCATTGAAAGAGAGCGTCAGTTAACAATCCGCCAGCACCTTGATAATCTTCGTTGTGAAATAGATATAAAGAATTTCCCAAAAACTGTAAGATATTTAAGAGGAAATGGTTTTTTGCCGGATATTTCAGATTTGATATATCTTCAGCAGTTAAGGCCGTTTCGTGATGGAACATTTTCAATATCATTGTCAGCTCTTCAGTTTATTCTGGAACTAATCAAAAAGAGATCTGTGACAGGAATTCTTGATCCATATGGTGGATATGGAATCTATGATGCCTGGCTTGCACAGAATCTTCCAGACAACCAAATGGATATTGTTACTCCTTATTCAGGAATTCATGAACTTATTGACCCGCTTAAAATCCCAAACCTGAAAATAATCAATGAGAATGTTCCAAATGGCATTGAGAAATTATCAGGTACATACGATGCTATTATATCCGCTCTGCCAATAGGTGCAAAAAATGAGAAAAGAACATACAAATTCGAAAATAATCAGATTGAACTGACCGATGATCCTTCTTTTCTTTCAATAGTTGAATTAGAGCCATTTTTAAGTGCAAATGGATTTTTTGCGCTGGTTGTACCACATAAATTTTATATTAACGATCGAAAGAATTCGGTTTACCAGAATCTGGATAAATTTGGATTACATATTTCAGCACTATTACGATTCCAACCCGGAAGTATCGCAGGTACCGGCATTGGATTTAAACTTGTCATTATTGAACGGAAACCCTATGATAAATTGTTTGTAGCTGAAGTTCCTGAAGGATATGATACTCAGGTTGAACTCATAAACAGGCTAAATGAACGCAGACAGGGGAAAACTCCTTCTCAGGGGAGACTTGTCATTCCTGATCAGTTTTATGGTCTGTCTGCACT
This window harbors:
- a CDS encoding DUF6884 domain-containing protein; translation: MFITSCTKNKLEIPDDKSVAAKDLYSGTLFKKVKNYSAAMNYDYMVISAKYGLLSPDDKIKTYNKVLSKKSDADAIRDQAEEKLTPILQNYDKSLIYAQNTGYIMS
- a CDS encoding type II toxin-antitoxin system HicB family antitoxin; protein product: MSYNHLRYTVMMEKNEEGGYTVTVPSLPGCISEGSDWDEALKNIEEAIAGYIEVAKKLGKPIPVEVTVPMNTAQAGL
- a CDS encoding restriction endonuclease subunit S, with product MQANQFSWITNIIWRIADDALRETYALLPSLQEQTKIVKFIEKSMGDINKAIDAEKHEIVLLTEYHTRLISDVVTGKLDVREAVAGLPEEMGETKIIPDDETLNYSDEELFGENIGLISDKVDT